From Lolium perenne isolate Kyuss_39 chromosome 5, Kyuss_2.0, whole genome shotgun sequence, a single genomic window includes:
- the LOC127302827 gene encoding probable cytokinin riboside 5'-monophosphate phosphoribohydrolase LOGL9 codes for MQSGGGATMEDTAAAAKGGGEGGVEVEVEEGPRFRRVCVFCGSSSGKRSSYRDAAVELGKELVARKMDLVYGGGSLGLMGEVSEAVHNAGGHVIGVIPTTLMGKEITGETVGEVVAVSGMHQRKAEMARNADAFIALPGGYGTLDELLEVIAWAQLGIHTKPVGLLNVEGYYDFLLAFIDKAVDDGFIRPAQRHIFVSAPHARDLVHKLEEYAAVEEDDPATPKLRWEMEQVGYSKTLLAEVAL; via the exons ATGCAGAGCGGCGGTGGTGCGACGATGGAGGACACAGCGGCGGCTGCCAAGggaggtggcgagggcggcgtggaggtggaggtggaggagggtcCTCGGTTCCGGCGGGTGTGCGTGTTCTGCGGGAGCAGCTCCGGGAAGCGGAGCAGCTACCGGGACGCCGCCGTCGAGCTCGGCAAGGAGCTG GTAGCTCGTAAGATGGATCTGGTGTACGGAGGGGGCAGCCTGGGCCTCATGGGGGAGGTCTCCGAGGCCGTCCACAACGCCGGCGGCCATGTCATCGG CGTCATACCCACCACTCTCATGGGCAAGGAG ATCACGGGGGAGACGGTGGGGGAGGTGGTGGCGGTGTCGGGGATGCACCAGCGCAAGGCGGAGATGGCGCGCAACGCCGACGCCTTCATCGCGCTCCCTGGCGGCTACGGCACCCTCGACGAGCTGCTGGAGGTCATCGCCTGGGCGCAGCTCGGCATCCACACCAAACCT GTGGGTCTTCTGAACGTGGAGGGGTACTACGACTTCCTGCTGGCCTTCATCGACAAGGCGGTGGACGACGGCTTCATCAGGCCTGCCCAGCGCCACATCTTCGTCAGCGCGCCCCACGCCAGGGACCTCGTCCACAAGCTTGAG GAGTACGCGGCGGTAGAGGAGGATGACCCGGCGACGCCGAAGCTGCGGTGGGAGATGGAGCAGGTCGGCTACAGCAAGACGCTCCTCGCCGAGGTCGCTCTTTGA